A section of the Lepus europaeus isolate LE1 chromosome 10, mLepTim1.pri, whole genome shotgun sequence genome encodes:
- the RASD2 gene encoding GTP-binding protein Rhes: MMKTLSSGNCALSVPAKNSYRMVVLGASRVGKSSIVSRFLNGRFEDQYTPTIEDFHRKVYNIRGDMYQLDILDTSGNHPFPAMRRLSILTGDVFILVFSLDSRESFDEVKRLQKQILEVKSCLKNKTKEAAELPMVICGNKNDHGELCRQVPSTEAELLVSGDENCAYFEVSAKRNTNVDEMFYVLFSMAKLPHEMSPALHRKISVQYGDAFHPRPFCMRRVKDMDAYGMVSPFARRPSVNSDLKYIKAKVLREGQARERDKCTIQ, translated from the exons ATGATGAAGACCCTGTCCAGCGGGAACTGCGCGCTCAGCGTGCCCGCCAAGAACTCGTACCGCATGGTGGTGCTGGGCGCCTCCAGGGTGGGCAAGAGCTCCATCGTGTCCCGCTTCCTCAACGGCCGCTTCGAGGACCAGTACACGCCCACCATCGAGGACTTCCACCGCAAGGTGTACAACATCCGCGGCGACATGTACCAGCTAGACATCCTGGACACTTCTGGCAACCACCCCTTCCCCGCCATGCGCAGGCTCTCCATCCTCACAG gtGACgtcttcatcctggtcttcagCCTGGACAGCCGGGAGTCCTTCGACGAGGTCAAGCGTCTGCAGAAGCAGATCCTGGAGGTCAAGTCCTGCCTGAAGAACAAGACCAAGGAGGCGGCCGAGCTGCCCATGGTCATCTGCGGCAACAAGAACGACCACGGCGAGCTGTGCCGCCAGGTGCCCAGCACCGAGGCCGAGCTGCTGGTGTCGGGTGACGAGAACTGCGCCTACTTCGAGGTGTCGGCCAAGAGGAACACCAACGTGGACGAGATGTTCTACGTGCTCTTCAGCATGGCCAAGCTGCCACACGAGATGAGCCCCGCCCTGCACCGCAAGATCTCCGTGCAGTACGGCGACGCCTTCCACCCCCGTCCCTTCTGCATGCGCCGTGTCAAGGACATGGACGCCTACGGCATGGTCTCGCCCTTCGCCCGCCGCCCCAGCGTCAACAGTGACCTCAAGTACATCAAGGCCAAGGTCCTTCGGGAGGGCCAGGCCCGCGAGAGGGACAAGTGCACCATCCAGTGA